One genomic region from Polyangium spumosum encodes:
- a CDS encoding AMP-dependent synthetase/ligase — MSTPNETIPGRLFKQAERRPDAPAHHVKSGGVYRPKSYRELADEVKRLGKAMIALGQKPGFTTCILGFNKSEWVAFDVATMAVGGAPAGIYTTCSPEEVAYIVHHAESEIVLLEDGGQWAKIEKMLGELPRLKHVVTMRGAPRIDHPMVVSYEAFLDKGNDVSDVDFFARIDALEPQGLATLIYTSGTTGPPKGVMLSHENLAWTADAAQKLVGGNAQDSVLSYLPLSHIAEQMFTIHGCITMGAAAYFAEGIDKVPDNLKEVQPTLFFGVPRIWEKFYAGVQGKLKEAKGAKKALVAWAMDVARDATAERMRGREPRGALGLQYKLAQRLVFSKLKAAIGLSRARTCVSGAAPVSKEILEFFASLDIIVSEVYGQSEDTGPTTFNRTNNTKLGTVGTKLDGVEVKIGEDGEILVKGPNVFLGYYKEQQATADTLVDGWLHSGDLGQFDKDGFLSITGRKKEIIITAGGKNIAPKNIEAALKNHPPIAEAVVIGDRRKFLTALVVIDPAAAGELAGAPGADLAKLREDPSVVAAVQKAVDSVNSTLARVETVKKFHILDRAFTIESGELTPTLKLKRRVVHDHYASEIDRMYEGANDA, encoded by the coding sequence ATGTCTACGCCGAACGAGACCATCCCTGGCCGCCTGTTCAAGCAGGCCGAACGCAGGCCCGACGCGCCTGCCCACCACGTCAAATCGGGCGGCGTGTACCGGCCGAAGAGTTATCGCGAGCTCGCGGACGAGGTCAAACGCCTGGGCAAGGCGATGATCGCGCTCGGCCAGAAGCCGGGCTTCACCACGTGTATCCTCGGCTTCAACAAGAGCGAGTGGGTCGCCTTCGACGTCGCGACGATGGCCGTGGGCGGCGCGCCCGCGGGCATCTACACGACGTGTTCGCCCGAGGAGGTCGCGTACATCGTCCACCACGCCGAGAGCGAGATCGTCCTCCTCGAGGACGGCGGGCAGTGGGCGAAGATCGAGAAGATGCTGGGCGAGCTGCCCCGGCTGAAGCACGTGGTCACGATGCGTGGCGCGCCGCGTATCGATCATCCGATGGTCGTCTCGTACGAGGCCTTCCTCGACAAGGGCAACGACGTCAGCGACGTGGACTTCTTCGCGCGGATCGACGCGCTCGAGCCGCAGGGCCTCGCGACGCTCATCTACACCTCCGGCACGACGGGCCCGCCCAAGGGCGTGATGCTCTCGCACGAGAACCTCGCGTGGACCGCGGACGCGGCGCAGAAGCTCGTCGGCGGCAACGCGCAGGACAGCGTGCTCTCGTACCTGCCGCTCTCGCACATCGCCGAGCAGATGTTCACCATCCACGGCTGCATCACGATGGGCGCCGCGGCCTACTTCGCCGAGGGCATCGACAAGGTCCCGGACAACCTGAAAGAGGTGCAGCCGACGCTCTTCTTCGGCGTGCCGCGCATCTGGGAGAAGTTCTACGCGGGCGTCCAGGGCAAGCTCAAGGAGGCGAAGGGCGCGAAGAAGGCGCTCGTCGCGTGGGCGATGGACGTCGCGCGCGACGCGACGGCGGAGAGGATGCGCGGGCGCGAGCCACGCGGCGCGCTGGGGCTGCAGTACAAGCTCGCGCAGAGGCTCGTCTTCTCGAAGCTCAAGGCGGCGATCGGCCTGTCGCGCGCGCGCACGTGTGTCTCCGGCGCCGCGCCCGTCTCGAAGGAGATCCTCGAGTTCTTCGCGAGCCTCGACATCATCGTCTCCGAGGTCTATGGCCAGAGCGAGGACACGGGCCCGACGACGTTCAACCGGACGAACAACACCAAGCTCGGCACCGTGGGCACCAAGCTCGACGGCGTCGAGGTGAAGATCGGCGAGGACGGCGAGATCCTGGTGAAGGGCCCGAACGTGTTCCTCGGCTACTACAAGGAGCAGCAGGCGACGGCCGACACGCTCGTCGACGGCTGGCTGCACTCGGGCGACCTCGGGCAGTTCGACAAGGACGGCTTCCTGTCGATCACGGGGCGCAAGAAGGAGATCATCATCACGGCAGGCGGGAAAAACATCGCCCCGAAGAACATCGAGGCGGCCCTGAAGAACCACCCGCCCATCGCCGAGGCCGTCGTGATCGGCGACCGGCGCAAGTTCCTCACGGCGCTCGTGGTGATCGATCCCGCAGCCGCCGGCGAGCTCGCAGGGGCACCCGGGGCGGACCTGGCGAAGCTGCGCGAGGATCCCTCGGTGGTGGCCGCGGTCCAGAAGGCCGTCGACAGTGTGAATTCCACGCTCGCTCGTGTGGAGACCGTGAAGAAATTTCACATCCTGGATCGGGCCTTCACGATCGAGAGTGGTGAGCTCACGCCCACCCTCAAACTCAAGCGCCGCGTGGTCCACGACCACTACGCCAGCGAAATCGACCGCATGTACGAAGGCGCGAACGACGCCTGA
- a CDS encoding HAD family hydrolase has product MHAVTFDFGQTLVALDTDLTAARLAERSLPFDPQRIEVALPEAWRAYDDAIHRGLGGHPWKVFMRALLEQAAPSPLGEEALADAVDFLWSEQPRKNLWRRPIPGMLELADDLNDAGVPVGIVSNSEGRLAELVAELGWDDRFLVIADSGRLGMDKPDPAIFAWTAARLGKSLDRIVHIGDSLAADVEGALAAGMRAVWFGGDPKRALGEKARVARDASELRRVLADLGVPGVAERAPAPTRASNRPGSRPRST; this is encoded by the coding sequence ATGCACGCCGTCACCTTCGACTTCGGACAAACGCTCGTCGCGCTCGACACGGACCTCACGGCCGCGCGCCTCGCCGAGCGGAGCCTACCGTTTGACCCCCAACGAATCGAGGTCGCCCTCCCCGAGGCATGGCGCGCCTACGATGACGCCATCCACCGCGGGCTCGGAGGGCACCCCTGGAAGGTCTTCATGCGCGCCCTGCTCGAGCAAGCTGCCCCCTCGCCGCTCGGCGAGGAGGCGCTCGCGGACGCGGTGGATTTCCTCTGGTCCGAGCAGCCGCGCAAGAACCTCTGGCGACGGCCGATCCCCGGCATGCTCGAGCTCGCCGACGACCTCAACGACGCGGGCGTGCCCGTCGGCATCGTTTCGAACTCGGAGGGGCGGCTCGCCGAGCTCGTCGCCGAGCTCGGCTGGGACGATCGTTTCCTCGTGATCGCCGACAGCGGCAGGCTCGGCATGGACAAGCCGGACCCCGCGATCTTCGCCTGGACCGCCGCGCGGCTCGGCAAGTCGCTCGATCGGATCGTGCACATCGGCGACTCGCTCGCGGCCGACGTGGAGGGCGCGCTCGCCGCAGGCATGCGCGCCGTGTGGTTCGGCGGAGATCCGAAACGCGCGCTCGGAGAGAAGGCGCGCGTCGCGAGGGACGCGAGCGAGCTCAGGAGGGTGCTCGCCGACCTCGGCGTGCCCGGGGTGGCCGAGCGGGCGCCCGCGCCTACTCGAGCTTCGAACCGGCCTGGATCCAGGCCGCGATCGACTTGA